In Ailuropoda melanoleuca isolate Jingjing chromosome 11, ASM200744v2, whole genome shotgun sequence, a genomic segment contains:
- the LOC100464270 gene encoding LOW QUALITY PROTEIN: MORF4 family-associated protein 1 (The sequence of the model RefSeq protein was modified relative to this genomic sequence to represent the inferred CDS: deleted 1 base in 1 codon), which translates to MRPWEIVELAEPEEDFEQFLLPVINEMREDIAAVTREHGRAYMRNRSKLWEVDNMLIQIKTQVEASEESALNHLQNPNDGVEGRAAKRCEKAEEKAKEIAKMAEMLVELVRRIERSESS; encoded by the exons ATGCGGCCCTGGGAGATCGTCGAGCTGGCGGAGCCCGAGGAGGATTTCGAGCAGTTCCTGCTTCCAGTCATCAACGAGATGCGGGAGGACATCGCGGCCGTCACCCGGGAGCACGGGAGAGCCTACATGCGGAACAGGAGCAAGCTGTGGGAGGTGGACAATATGCTCATCCAAATAAAAACGCAGGTGGAGGCCTCGGAGGAGAGCGCCCTGAACCATCTGCAGAACCCCAACGATGGAGTGGAGGGCAGA GCGGCCAAGAGGTGCGAGAAGGCCGAGGAGAAGGCCAAGGAGATCGCGAAGATGGCAGAGATGCTGGTGGAGCTGGTGCGGCGGATAGAGAGAAGCGAGTCGTCCTGA